A window of uncultured Litoreibacter sp. contains these coding sequences:
- a CDS encoding Ppx/GppA family phosphatase: protein MDGAQSGDNEEYGPFGRPLFNDPKAKALSRVGTIDVGSNSVRLVVFDGAARSPAYFYNEKIMAGLGADMRETGRLSVEGRARALSALKRFSLLCKGMNVSPMTAVATAAVRDAEDGPEFCEEVARETGINLWVASGTEEARLSAQGVFLGWPEAQGLMCDIGGSSMELAEVGDGVVGKRVTSELGPLKLMGMKGGHKVRKAVIDATITDLRDDMPRDYKTIYLVGGSWRALARLDMERRGYPLKVLHEYRMTSKSVLQTVKWIRGKSVDELRAITGNSEARMRLVPIAAQVLKSLIQRFKPEALATSSYGIREGLLYEQMPFELKRRDPLIEACRWDEAKNARIPGFGRQLHKFLAPIFGKVPHERARLIRAACLLHDVSWRAHPDYRAEVCFDNATRANLGGLDHAGRIFLGVALLHRYKNSRDGTRFDDLFGLLPPKDLKRAEILGKAMRFGAMFSVERPELMGELKWQPKKRVLTFELHPETKGLFGEVAQARLNSLAASLEADIVVK, encoded by the coding sequence ATGGATGGCGCTCAATCCGGCGATAACGAGGAATATGGCCCGTTCGGGCGGCCTCTGTTTAACGATCCGAAGGCCAAGGCGCTCAGCCGGGTTGGCACGATCGATGTCGGGTCGAACTCGGTCCGGTTGGTGGTGTTTGACGGTGCCGCCCGCTCGCCCGCCTACTTTTACAACGAAAAGATTATGGCGGGCCTCGGTGCTGATATGCGCGAGACGGGGCGGTTGTCTGTCGAGGGCCGCGCGCGCGCGTTGTCCGCGCTGAAACGGTTCTCGCTGCTGTGCAAAGGCATGAATGTCAGCCCGATGACCGCCGTGGCCACGGCCGCCGTGCGCGACGCCGAAGACGGGCCGGAATTTTGCGAAGAAGTGGCGCGCGAGACGGGGATCAACCTGTGGGTGGCGTCGGGCACCGAAGAGGCCCGCCTGTCCGCGCAGGGCGTTTTCCTCGGCTGGCCGGAAGCGCAGGGCCTGATGTGCGACATCGGCGGCTCGTCGATGGAGCTGGCGGAGGTGGGCGACGGTGTCGTTGGCAAACGTGTCACGTCAGAATTGGGGCCGCTGAAACTGATGGGGATGAAAGGCGGCCACAAAGTCCGCAAGGCGGTGATCGACGCCACGATCACCGATCTGCGCGACGACATGCCCCGCGATTACAAGACCATCTACCTGGTCGGCGGGTCCTGGCGGGCGCTCGCCCGGTTGGACATGGAGCGGCGGGGCTATCCTTTGAAAGTCCTCCACGAATACCGGATGACGTCGAAATCCGTGTTGCAGACGGTGAAATGGATCCGCGGCAAGTCGGTGGATGAACTGCGCGCGATCACCGGCAACTCGGAAGCGCGGATGCGGCTGGTGCCGATCGCGGCGCAGGTGTTGAAATCGCTGATCCAGCGCTTCAAGCCCGAGGCCTTGGCCACCTCCAGCTACGGGATCCGAGAGGGGCTTTTATACGAACAGATGCCGTTTGAGCTGAAACGCCGCGACCCGCTGATCGAGGCCTGCCGCTGGGACGAGGCCAAGAACGCCCGCATCCCCGGCTTCGGGCGGCAATTGCACAAATTCCTGGCACCAATCTTTGGCAAAGTCCCGCATGAGCGCGCGCGGCTGATCCGCGCGGCCTGTCTCTTGCACGACGTCAGCTGGCGGGCGCATCCCGACTACCGCGCTGAGGTGTGTTTCGACAACGCCACACGGGCCAATCTCGGTGGGTTGGATCATGCCGGGCGCATCTTCCTGGGGGTCGCGCTGTTGCACCGCTACAAAAACTCCCGGGACGGGACCCGATTTGACGACCTGTTTGGACTGCTGCCGCCCAAAGACCTGAAACGTGCCGAGATTTTGGGTAAGGCGATGCGGTTTGGCGCAATGTTCTCCGTCGAGCGGCCAGAGTTGATGGGGGAATTGAAGTGGCAGCCCAAAAAGCGCGTGTTAACCTTTGAGTTACACCCCGAGACCAAAGGGTTGTTTGGAGAAGTCGCACAGGCCCGTTTGAACTCGCTTGCCGCATCGCTTGAGGCCGACATTGTGGTGAAATGA
- a CDS encoding FkbM family methyltransferase: MGLRRYFRKQSDDVIQPEERRIISKCVAPGDVVFDVGAHHGLWSKAVLEQVGDVDLHVFEATKGSYEKIVEQLGDKGTINHAAASHTDGEIVFNTYRDDDRLSSIYRRTSVEDDLLPAGFEANAVPAVALDSYWTDPKKQINLLKIDVEGAEYDVLRGANRLLKAGQVDYIQFEYGGTFEDAGFTLGNVWSYLRRSGYAVFKVGKRNFTEIERFTPAMEDYRYANLLAVHERLRSRFVGKPEDIVLYVDKMKRYGFKPKGVLHVGAHQGQELPTYRTNKMSPIVFVEANPELAGALRDKTAGEADIHVVEGAASDKAGTATFNIASMDQSSSLLPLAKHAELYPKITFDKEIEVRTMTLDAAMAETGVDPASVNMLTMDIQGAELMALRGATETLKHIDAIQTEINYDELYEGCPHISDLDAFLYPLGFLRIKTMTPYDKGWGDAVYVKAPMITNSVLGSMGRFANKAFQYMFLRTYAAEHGFEFANLPWEGDDMYHVRPGKATLPKPGRTVEQTKYGFDDCDIVNAPEPWADADLKGFFQYNMKYYAPYRAELEAEFAHKGVYLEAGQAMRVGFDALAGPVAVVHLRRGDYGTDIFFLPPNDWYVDWLRGLQAKEPTLQVYIATDDPTAAGNDFDEFALVTSDQLDLPPVDHGFFYDFTAMRLADHVAIANSSFSFLAAALNSTATSTVRPDPEAGKLVAFEPWSSDPLIRSHKAEEMGEDYMSARAKSRTKYKTRKFIKGLLPWGGK; encoded by the coding sequence ATGGGGCTTCGCAGGTATTTTCGCAAACAGTCAGACGACGTCATCCAACCCGAAGAGCGCCGGATCATCTCCAAATGCGTGGCTCCCGGCGACGTTGTGTTTGATGTCGGCGCGCATCACGGGCTGTGGTCCAAGGCCGTGCTGGAACAGGTGGGTGACGTTGACCTGCATGTGTTCGAGGCCACAAAGGGATCCTACGAAAAAATCGTTGAACAACTGGGTGACAAGGGCACGATCAACCACGCGGCGGCCTCCCATACGGACGGCGAGATTGTGTTCAACACTTACCGCGACGACGACCGGCTCAGCTCTATCTACCGGCGCACCAGCGTGGAGGACGACCTGCTGCCCGCAGGGTTCGAGGCAAACGCGGTTCCCGCCGTGGCGCTGGACAGCTATTGGACCGACCCGAAGAAACAGATCAACCTGCTGAAGATCGACGTGGAAGGCGCTGAATATGACGTGCTGCGCGGCGCGAACCGGCTTTTGAAGGCCGGGCAGGTCGACTACATACAGTTCGAATATGGCGGCACGTTTGAAGATGCAGGATTCACTCTGGGCAACGTGTGGTCCTACCTGCGCCGGTCCGGCTATGCGGTGTTCAAGGTGGGCAAACGCAATTTCACCGAGATCGAGCGCTTCACGCCCGCGATGGAGGATTACCGTTACGCCAACCTGTTGGCGGTGCATGAACGGCTCCGCTCGCGGTTTGTCGGCAAGCCCGAAGATATCGTGCTCTATGTCGACAAGATGAAGCGCTACGGCTTCAAACCCAAGGGCGTGCTGCATGTGGGCGCGCATCAGGGGCAGGAACTGCCGACCTACCGCACCAACAAGATGAGCCCGATTGTTTTTGTGGAGGCCAACCCCGAGCTGGCCGGCGCCTTGCGCGACAAGACCGCGGGCGAAGCGGATATTCATGTCGTCGAAGGTGCTGCATCGGATAAGGCGGGCACCGCGACGTTCAACATTGCGTCAATGGATCAGAGCAGCTCGCTGCTGCCCCTGGCCAAACATGCCGAACTGTACCCCAAGATCACCTTCGACAAGGAGATCGAGGTCCGCACCATGACACTGGACGCCGCCATGGCGGAAACCGGCGTTGACCCGGCCTCGGTCAACATGCTGACGATGGATATTCAGGGCGCGGAACTGATGGCACTGCGCGGGGCCACCGAGACGCTGAAACATATCGACGCCATCCAGACCGAGATCAACTATGACGAGCTCTACGAAGGTTGCCCGCATATCAGTGATCTGGACGCCTTCCTGTACCCGCTGGGCTTTCTACGCATCAAGACGATGACCCCCTACGACAAAGGCTGGGGCGACGCGGTTTATGTGAAGGCCCCGATGATCACCAACTCGGTGCTTGGGTCCATGGGCCGGTTCGCCAACAAGGCGTTTCAATACATGTTTCTGCGCACCTATGCGGCGGAGCACGGGTTTGAATTTGCCAACCTGCCTTGGGAAGGGGACGACATGTATCACGTCCGCCCGGGCAAGGCGACCTTGCCCAAACCGGGCCGGACCGTAGAGCAAACCAAATACGGGTTTGACGATTGCGACATCGTTAATGCGCCGGAGCCTTGGGCGGATGCCGATCTGAAGGGCTTTTTTCAGTACAACATGAAATATTACGCGCCCTACCGTGCGGAGCTTGAGGCGGAGTTCGCCCATAAAGGCGTCTACCTTGAGGCAGGGCAGGCGATGCGGGTCGGGTTTGACGCCTTGGCCGGACCGGTGGCTGTGGTGCATCTACGGCGCGGCGATTATGGCACTGATATTTTCTTCCTGCCGCCCAACGACTGGTACGTCGATTGGCTGCGCGGGTTGCAGGCGAAAGAGCCGACCCTGCAGGTCTACATCGCTACCGACGACCCGACCGCGGCGGGCAATGATTTTGACGAGTTTGCCCTTGTGACGTCCGATCAGCTCGACCTGCCGCCTGTGGATCACGGGTTCTTCTACGATTTCACCGCGATGCGGCTGGCGGATCATGTCGCGATTGCCAATTCCAGCTTCTCCTTTTTGGCCGCGGCGTTGAACAGCACGGCGACGTCGACCGTCCGGCCGGACCCCGAGGCGGGCAAGCTGGTGGCGTTTGAGCCGTGGTCGTCAGACCCGTTGATCCGCAGCCACAAGGCCGAGGAGATGGGCGAGGATTACATGAGCGCCCGCGCCAAATCGCGCACCAAATACAAGACGCGCAAATTCATCAAAGGTTTGCTGCCGTGGGGCGGCAAGTGA
- a CDS encoding SDR family oxidoreductase, with product MPAFATYPSLEGKSVLVTGGAGGIGALTVEAFAAQGANVAFLDRDDEASRAVAQKTGAQFALCDLRDIPATQAAIETLAGKVGAFTVLANNAARDDRHNWADVTPDYWDERMDTNLRHMFFAIQAVAPGMIAAGGGSIINLGSNSWWEAGGGFPAYATAKAAVHGLTRTMARDLGDHRIRVNTVVPGWIMTDRQKELWATPEALEAHRQRQCLPDLIDPVYVARMVLFLASDDAAMCSANNYMVEAGSI from the coding sequence ATGCCCGCATTCGCAACCTACCCGAGCCTTGAAGGCAAATCCGTTTTGGTCACCGGCGGGGCAGGGGGTATTGGCGCGTTGACGGTTGAGGCCTTTGCGGCACAAGGGGCCAATGTGGCGTTTCTGGACCGCGACGATGAGGCCAGCCGCGCCGTGGCGCAAAAGACAGGTGCGCAATTTGCTTTGTGTGATCTGCGCGATATCCCGGCGACGCAGGCGGCGATTGAAACGCTGGCGGGCAAGGTTGGGGCGTTTACGGTTCTGGCGAATAACGCGGCGCGCGACGACCGGCACAATTGGGCGGATGTAACCCCGGATTACTGGGACGAGCGGATGGATACCAACCTGCGCCATATGTTCTTTGCGATCCAGGCGGTTGCGCCGGGTATGATTGCCGCAGGCGGCGGGTCGATCATCAACCTCGGCTCCAACAGTTGGTGGGAGGCGGGCGGTGGATTTCCGGCCTATGCGACGGCGAAGGCGGCGGTGCATGGGCTGACCCGCACGATGGCCCGGGATTTGGGAGACCACCGGATCAGGGTGAACACGGTGGTGCCGGGCTGGATCATGACCGACCGTCAGAAAGAGCTGTGGGCCACGCCCGAGGCGTTGGAGGCGCATCGTCAGCGGCAATGCCTGCCGGACCTGATCGACCCCGTTTACGTGGCGCGAATGGTGCTGTTTCTGGCCAGCGACGACGCGGCCATGTGCAGCGCAAACAATTACATGGTTGAAGCAGGCTCCATCTGA
- the proS gene encoding proline--tRNA ligase: protein MRMSRYFLPVLKETPAEAQIVSHRLMLRAGMIKQSSAGIYSWLPLGYKVLKNIENIVHEEQARAGHMAMLMPTIQSADLWKESGRYDDYGEEMLRIKDRHDRDMLFTPTAEELITDIFRANVSSYKDMPLTMYQIQWKFRDERRPRFGVMRGREFYMKDGYNFDLTKEDALHAYNRHLVSYLRTYERMGLQAIPMRADSGPIGGDDTHEFLVLAETGESEVFYDSAVTELTFGDRDIDYDDKAQCQSIMEEFTTKYARTDETHDEALFNEVPEERRKVARGIEVGQIFYFGTKYSDALGATVQGPDGKPVAVHMGSHGIGVSRLLGAIIEASHDDKGIIWPEGVTPFHVGIVNLKQGDDEADAACESLYKQIEALGLEPLYDDRNERAGGKFATMDLIGLPWRITVGPRGLKNGVVELTNRRTGESEELAPDAAIAKVAAIYGTS, encoded by the coding sequence ATGCGCATGTCCCGCTACTTCCTGCCCGTCCTGAAAGAAACGCCCGCCGAGGCGCAGATCGTCTCGCACCGCCTGATGCTGAGGGCAGGGATGATCAAACAAAGTTCGGCCGGCATCTACTCCTGGCTGCCTTTGGGCTACAAGGTGTTGAAAAACATTGAGAATATCGTGCATGAGGAGCAGGCGCGTGCGGGTCACATGGCGATGCTGATGCCCACCATTCAATCGGCCGACTTGTGGAAAGAAAGCGGGCGCTACGACGATTACGGCGAGGAGATGCTGCGCATCAAGGACCGCCACGACCGCGACATGCTGTTCACCCCCACCGCCGAAGAGCTGATTACTGATATTTTCCGCGCCAATGTGTCGAGCTACAAAGACATGCCGCTGACGATGTACCAAATCCAGTGGAAGTTCCGCGATGAACGCCGCCCGCGTTTTGGCGTGATGCGCGGCCGCGAGTTCTACATGAAAGACGGCTACAATTTCGACCTGACCAAGGAAGACGCGTTGCACGCCTACAACCGCCATCTGGTCAGCTACCTGCGCACCTACGAACGCATGGGCCTGCAAGCCATCCCGATGCGTGCCGATAGCGGGCCGATTGGGGGCGACGACACCCATGAGTTCCTGGTGCTGGCAGAGACGGGCGAAAGCGAGGTGTTCTACGACAGCGCCGTGACCGAGCTGACTTTCGGCGACCGCGACATCGACTATGACGACAAGGCGCAATGCCAGTCGATCATGGAAGAATTCACCACAAAATACGCCCGCACGGACGAAACCCATGACGAGGCCCTGTTCAACGAGGTCCCCGAGGAGCGCCGCAAAGTCGCGCGCGGCATCGAGGTCGGGCAAATCTTCTATTTCGGCACCAAATATTCCGACGCTTTGGGCGCGACAGTGCAAGGCCCCGACGGCAAGCCTGTGGCGGTGCATATGGGGTCGCACGGGATTGGCGTGTCGCGGCTGCTCGGCGCGATTATCGAGGCCAGCCATGATGACAAGGGCATCATCTGGCCTGAAGGCGTGACGCCGTTCCATGTGGGCATCGTCAACCTCAAGCAGGGCGACGACGAGGCCGATGCGGCTTGCGAAAGCCTGTACAAGCAGATCGAGGCCCTAGGCCTTGAGCCGCTATACGACGACCGCAACGAACGCGCGGGCGGCAAGTTTGCCACCATGGACCTGATTGGCCTGCCATGGCGCATCACCGTCGGGCCACGTGGCCTGAAGAACGGCGTGGTGGAATTGACGAACCGCAGAACCGGCGAAAGCGAGGAGCTGGCGCCGGACGCCGCGATTGCGAAAGTAGCGGCGATTTACGGAACATCCTGA
- a CDS encoding serine hydrolase — translation MRITCLIASLCLALPALAQGQDAVADRLEQAFRDWADTHDVARGALAATYQGNVVSQIGIGQPADTPMELASLSKAITGTCAMSLIAGGDWHEATTTADVLGQGPDVTVGQLMTHTSGYVNDATQMAMPAMLDAPDHPGIVDALLELGPPGKAGTYVYSNENYAILGRMISVETGQTYGRACADRVLRPAGVEAEVSPRTGAFAAFGGWAMPVADYAKFHAHHFGEGSILGQAPEGAPMAEMGGGAFYGPGTIWRAFRGGHNFWHFGALCFPGRMNTGAFAVQWHGGWGVSVAYNACVDWPAMAELDGVLAAAVFGEQK, via the coding sequence ATGCGCATAACCTGTCTGATCGCCTCCCTCTGCCTTGCTTTGCCAGCTCTGGCGCAAGGGCAGGACGCGGTTGCTGACAGGTTGGAACAGGCGTTTCGTGATTGGGCCGACACGCATGATGTGGCGCGCGGCGCTTTGGCCGCAACATACCAAGGCAACGTCGTCAGCCAGATCGGCATCGGCCAGCCGGCAGACACGCCGATGGAATTGGCGAGCCTGTCCAAGGCCATCACGGGCACATGCGCCATGTCGTTGATTGCGGGCGGTGACTGGCACGAGGCCACCACGACCGCCGACGTGTTGGGGCAGGGACCTGATGTCACCGTCGGGCAGCTGATGACCCACACCAGCGGCTATGTTAACGACGCCACCCAAATGGCGATGCCCGCGATGCTGGATGCGCCTGATCACCCCGGCATCGTGGATGCGCTGCTGGAGCTCGGGCCGCCCGGCAAGGCGGGGACATATGTCTACAGCAACGAAAACTACGCCATTCTTGGACGAATGATTTCGGTCGAGACTGGTCAGACCTATGGCCGCGCCTGCGCCGACAGGGTCCTGCGGCCCGCCGGGGTGGAGGCGGAGGTGTCGCCGCGCACGGGCGCATTCGCGGCCTTTGGCGGCTGGGCCATGCCCGTGGCGGATTACGCCAAATTTCATGCCCACCACTTTGGCGAGGGCAGTATTCTGGGCCAAGCCCCGGAAGGCGCGCCCATGGCTGAGATGGGCGGCGGCGCGTTTTATGGTCCCGGCACCATTTGGCGCGCTTTTAGAGGCGGCCATAACTTCTGGCATTTCGGGGCGCTTTGCTTCCCGGGCCGGATGAATACGGGCGCATTTGCGGTTCAGTGGCACGGTGGCTGGGGGGTGAGCGTCGCCTATAACGCTTGCGTGGACTGGCCGGCCATGGCCGAACTTGACGGCGTGTTGGCGGCAGCGGTCTTTGGAGAACAAAAATGA
- a CDS encoding RNA degradosome polyphosphate kinase — protein MTGANFLDADFAPPVALDGVELTGPDRFFNRELSWLAFNWRVLEEASNPKVPLLERVRFLAISANNLDEFYSVRVAGLRELALAGNTTPSADGRTPAQQLVLIDQNARALMERQDDVLGDLRRDMHVSGLSMLGGDALNKTDLEYLENYFISNIFPVLSPLAIDPAHPFPFIPDTGLSLALQLSRKSDGRSLQALLPIPKQIERFVNLPDVNGQTRVIAMEDLLIERVGDIFPGYEAKGHCTFRVLRDSDLEVEEEAEDLVREFETALKRRRRGEVVRLTMSADAPPKLRGLVMEALEVTEADVIEISGMLGLSDISELVEMSTPELLWPHFTPRVPERVQDHEGDMFSAIRQKDMLLHHPYETFDMVVRFLAQAARDPDVVAIKQTLYRTSNESPIVAALCEAAENGKSVTALVELKARFDEAANIRQSRKLERSGAHVVYGFINYKTHAKISAIVRREGKKLVTYTHFGTGNYHPITAKFYTDLSLFTCDAALGRDATRVFNYVGGYAQPDSLENLSIAPISMKSQLIDNINAEIAFAEAGKPAEIWAKMNSLIEPDVIDALYRASQAGVKISLVVRGICGLRPGIEGLSENIRVKSIVGRFLEHSRIVCFGNGRGLPSKKAKVYMSSADWMGRNLNRRVETLVEITNKTVHAQVMSQIMAANLADTAQSWVLQPDGSYARQTFGEDEHPFNCHRFFMENPSLSGRGSAGAGDVPELAHTKD, from the coding sequence ATGACCGGAGCGAATTTTCTTGACGCAGATTTTGCGCCGCCCGTTGCGTTGGACGGTGTGGAGCTGACCGGCCCTGACCGCTTTTTCAACCGCGAGTTGAGCTGGCTGGCATTCAACTGGCGCGTGCTGGAGGAGGCCTCCAACCCCAAAGTGCCACTGCTGGAGCGCGTGCGCTTTCTTGCGATTTCAGCCAACAACCTTGATGAGTTTTATTCCGTCCGCGTCGCGGGCTTGCGTGAACTGGCCCTGGCCGGCAACACCACCCCGTCTGCCGACGGACGCACCCCGGCACAGCAGCTGGTGCTGATTGACCAAAACGCCCGTGCCTTGATGGAACGCCAGGACGACGTGCTGGGCGACTTGCGGCGCGACATGCATGTGTCGGGCCTCTCAATGTTGGGTGGCGACGCGCTGAACAAGACGGATCTTGAATATCTGGAGAATTACTTCATCTCCAACATCTTTCCGGTGCTGTCGCCGTTGGCGATTGACCCCGCGCACCCGTTTCCGTTCATCCCGGACACCGGCTTGTCCCTCGCCCTGCAGCTCAGCCGCAAATCGGACGGGCGCAGCCTGCAGGCTTTGCTGCCCATCCCCAAACAGATCGAACGGTTCGTCAACTTGCCGGACGTCAACGGTCAGACCCGCGTCATTGCCATGGAAGACCTGTTGATTGAGCGGGTCGGTGACATCTTTCCGGGCTATGAAGCCAAGGGGCATTGCACATTCCGCGTCTTGCGCGACAGCGACCTCGAAGTTGAGGAAGAAGCCGAAGATCTGGTGCGCGAATTTGAAACAGCGCTGAAGCGCCGCCGCAGGGGCGAGGTTGTCCGCCTGACGATGAGCGCCGACGCCCCCCCAAAGCTGCGCGGGTTGGTGATGGAAGCGCTGGAAGTGACCGAGGCCGACGTGATCGAAATCTCGGGCATGCTGGGGCTGAGCGACATCTCCGAGCTGGTCGAGATGAGCACGCCGGAACTTTTGTGGCCGCATTTCACCCCCAGGGTGCCCGAACGGGTCCAGGACCATGAAGGGGACATGTTTTCGGCCATTCGCCAGAAGGACATGCTGCTGCATCACCCCTACGAGACATTCGACATGGTGGTCCGCTTTTTGGCCCAGGCGGCGCGCGACCCTGACGTGGTGGCGATCAAACAGACCTTGTACCGCACATCCAACGAAAGCCCTATTGTTGCGGCGCTGTGCGAGGCGGCGGAGAACGGCAAATCCGTCACCGCGCTGGTCGAGCTGAAGGCCCGGTTTGATGAGGCCGCCAACATCCGCCAGTCGCGCAAACTGGAACGGTCTGGCGCGCATGTGGTTTACGGTTTCATCAACTACAAGACCCACGCCAAAATCAGCGCGATCGTGCGGCGCGAGGGCAAGAAGCTGGTGACCTACACCCATTTCGGGACCGGCAACTACCATCCCATCACGGCCAAGTTTTACACCGATCTGAGCCTGTTCACCTGTGACGCGGCGCTGGGCCGCGATGCGACGCGGGTGTTCAACTACGTGGGCGGCTACGCGCAGCCCGACAGCCTTGAAAATCTGTCGATCGCGCCAATTTCGATGAAGTCGCAATTGATCGACAATATCAACGCCGAGATTGCGTTTGCCGAGGCCGGCAAGCCAGCGGAAATCTGGGCCAAGATGAACTCGCTGATCGAGCCGGATGTCATCGACGCGCTTTACCGCGCCAGTCAGGCTGGCGTGAAAATCAGCCTGGTTGTGCGCGGCATTTGCGGCTTGCGACCGGGCATTGAAGGGCTGAGCGAAAACATTCGCGTAAAATCCATCGTCGGGCGGTTTCTTGAGCATTCGCGCATCGTGTGCTTTGGCAATGGGCGCGGGTTGCCATCAAAGAAGGCCAAGGTCTACATGTCCTCTGCTGACTGGATGGGCCGCAATCTCAACCGCCGCGTCGAAACTTTGGTCGAGATTACCAACAAAACCGTGCACGCGCAGGTGATGAGCCAGATTATGGCCGCCAACCTGGCCGACACTGCGCAGAGCTGGGTCCTGCAGCCTGACGGTAGCTACGCGCGTCAGACCTTTGGCGAGGACGAACACCCCTTCAACTGCCACCGGTTCTTCATGGAGAACCCGTCCTTGTCCGGCCGGGGGTCGGCCGGTGCAGGTGACGTGCCAGAACTGGCGCACACCAAGGACTGA
- a CDS encoding NAD(P)-dependent oxidoreductase, with protein sequence MTSETVGFVGVGLMGHGMASNILKAGYPVTVIAHRNRAPVEDLVAKGATEAASMADIAACSIIHICAPGSPQVEAIVSELMPNLTPNAIIVDCSTSDPNSTMALADGLEAAGFGMADAPLGGTPVQAEAGELATMVGAPDAVFARVKPVIAAWAGAIVHMGPSGAGHKMKLLNNFLAMGYAAMYSEALALSEKVGITTNQFDSVIRGSRMDCGFYQTFMGYAVEGNAEAHKFTLTNALKDMRYLEAMADGVALANPIGNAVKNSFALAHAAGGDGAEDYVPHLVDYVAKRNGVTRG encoded by the coding sequence ATGACCTCGGAAACAGTCGGATTTGTGGGCGTCGGCCTGATGGGCCACGGCATGGCCAGCAACATCTTGAAGGCGGGCTACCCCGTCACCGTGATCGCCCATCGCAACCGCGCGCCGGTCGAGGACCTCGTCGCCAAAGGTGCGACAGAGGCTGCCTCCATGGCCGATATCGCCGCCTGCTCGATCATCCATATCTGCGCCCCGGGGTCACCTCAGGTAGAGGCCATTGTGTCCGAGCTGATGCCGAACCTGACCCCGAACGCGATCATCGTCGATTGCTCCACTTCCGATCCGAATTCCACAATGGCGTTGGCTGACGGGCTCGAAGCCGCAGGCTTCGGTATGGCAGACGCCCCTTTGGGCGGCACGCCTGTGCAAGCAGAGGCAGGTGAGTTGGCCACCATGGTTGGCGCGCCCGACGCCGTATTTGCCCGCGTCAAACCCGTCATCGCGGCCTGGGCCGGCGCCATCGTCCATATGGGCCCCTCCGGCGCGGGTCACAAAATGAAGCTGCTGAACAACTTCCTCGCGATGGGCTACGCCGCGATGTATTCCGAAGCGCTTGCCCTGTCCGAGAAAGTCGGCATCACCACCAACCAGTTTGACAGCGTCATCCGCGGCTCGCGCATGGATTGCGGCTTCTATCAAACGTTCATGGGCTACGCGGTCGAAGGCAATGCAGAGGCCCATAAATTCACGCTGACCAACGCGCTGAAGGACATGCGCTACCTCGAAGCCATGGCCGATGGGGTGGCGCTGGCCAACCCAATTGGCAACGCGGTCAAAAACAGTTTCGCGCTGGCCCATGCCGCAGGTGGAGACGGCGCTGAAGACTACGTTCCGCACCTTGTGGACTACGTCGCAAAACGCAACGGCGTGACCCGCGGCTAG
- a CDS encoding SGNH/GDSL hydrolase family protein, whose amino-acid sequence MKTVLCFGDSLTWGSRPDGGARHKFEDRWPNVLQAGLEGVNVISDGLRGRTTAMDQHASPGNMNGAALLPSALHTHAPLDLVIVSLGANDVYWGFPLRRAVRGLEHLAEIVRRHPMRVPDIAQPKVLLVIPQVLVPCDDPHVTAELLAASRQFSALAKAKADDIGVPWFDAGSVAQSSPIDGIHLDAENTRAIGQGLVPVVQELLGP is encoded by the coding sequence ATGAAAACGGTGTTGTGTTTCGGCGATAGTTTGACCTGGGGGTCACGCCCCGACGGCGGCGCGCGCCACAAATTCGAGGACCGTTGGCCCAATGTATTGCAGGCCGGTCTGGAGGGCGTGAACGTCATCAGCGACGGGCTTCGCGGACGCACGACCGCTATGGACCAGCATGCCAGCCCCGGCAACATGAACGGCGCCGCGCTATTGCCGTCGGCCCTGCACACGCATGCGCCTCTTGATCTGGTGATCGTTTCCCTGGGCGCGAATGACGTTTACTGGGGGTTCCCACTGCGGCGCGCGGTGCGCGGGCTGGAGCATCTGGCAGAGATCGTGCGCCGCCATCCAATGCGTGTGCCCGATATAGCCCAACCAAAGGTGTTGCTGGTGATCCCCCAAGTGTTGGTGCCTTGCGACGACCCGCATGTCACTGCTGAGCTGCTGGCGGCCTCGCGGCAGTTCAGCGCCTTGGCCAAGGCCAAGGCCGATGACATCGGCGTCCCCTGGTTTGACGCAGGTAGCGTGGCGCAAAGCTCGCCCATTGATGGCATCCATCTGGACGCGGAAAACACCCGCGCAATTGGTCAAGGGTTGGTGCCGGTTGTTCAAGAGCTGCTGGGGCCATGA